A single Klebsiella variicola DNA region contains:
- a CDS encoding efflux RND transporter permease subunit translates to MKPVLNEKFNLSSWALNHQQMVSFFMLLIIAMGAFCYENLPRNEDPAFTIKTAVVSAQWPGASVTDTTRLLTDTLEKKLQETPWLDYLESETRAGSSVIHVNLRDDTPPQKVPDIWYQVRKKMQDIAPSLPEGVQGPAVDDEFDDTYGTIYGFIPEGYTLREVRDRVETIRRELMSLPDIGKTSLLGEQQEQIVLSFSPARLAGMGLNIQQVADALRAQNAVVPAGMIRTGQENMAIKVSGELTSEASLRAVTLHINDRYLPLTDIATVSRENAEPPQPVYRVNGKPAIGLAISMAPTGNMLRFGAALNAKMQAISVTLPHGIEMVKVADQSAVVSDAVSGFIRVLIEAVAIVLAVSFVSLGLRAGLVVAAAIPLVLAMTFTGMMLAGIGLQRISLGALIIALGLLVDDAMITVETMVSGLEAGDSRRQAATRAFKTTAFPMLTGTLVMIAGFIPVGFAASSAGEYCFSLFAVVLIALLCSWVVAILFSPLTGTWLLSDNIRQKAKGPGRMARGYQWLLRKALRHRFATVCLALIALGLSVYGTTFMQGEFFPASDRPELLVSLTLPANASQSETQNTAEKLEKALAGNRNVERFSTYVGSGAIRFYLPMDVLLANENIAQIVVVAKDLKARDRLHRQLNRILATGFSDIITRVSPLELGPPVGWPVKYRVSGPDYLKVRSIANRLSDVIGRSPSSREVNQTAGEPERVITLKVNQTAARAAGVSSESLARMLNTVWSGSIVTSVRDNDRLVDVVLRARDNERLNLATFSSLTIQGNDGKQIPLSAFATPVWGVDDPVIWRRQRLPFITVQTDLAPGLRAEAVSAALRPAVDRLRAELPEGYSIEEGGAVAESEKGNSSVYAILPVTLVIMLLLLMLQLRNYSRMALAILMAPFGLPGIVLAMLPGGTPMGFVALLGVIALAGMIIRNAVILISEVDSNLAQGMASDAAIIAAAEHRARPICLTACAAILGMIPISHQVFWGPMAYAIIGGLLVATLVTLTVLPASFSLLLHLRMTSSGEFTASSAAESEEKCRRLCGRHG, encoded by the coding sequence ATGAAACCCGTATTGAATGAGAAATTTAACCTGTCCTCCTGGGCGCTAAATCATCAGCAGATGGTCAGTTTCTTCATGCTGCTGATCATTGCTATGGGCGCGTTCTGTTATGAGAACCTGCCACGTAACGAAGATCCGGCGTTTACGATTAAAACGGCCGTTGTTTCTGCGCAATGGCCCGGGGCATCCGTAACGGATACCACCCGACTGCTGACCGATACGCTGGAAAAAAAGCTGCAGGAAACCCCTTGGCTTGATTATCTCGAAAGTGAGACCCGCGCCGGGAGCTCCGTTATTCATGTCAATCTTCGTGACGATACCCCGCCGCAAAAGGTGCCGGATATCTGGTATCAGGTACGTAAGAAAATGCAGGATATTGCCCCCTCTTTGCCAGAAGGCGTTCAGGGCCCCGCCGTCGACGACGAGTTTGATGACACGTACGGTACGATCTATGGCTTTATACCTGAGGGCTATACCCTGCGGGAGGTCCGGGACCGTGTTGAGACAATCCGCCGGGAGCTCATGTCGTTACCGGATATCGGAAAAACCAGCCTGCTGGGTGAGCAGCAGGAACAGATAGTCCTCTCTTTTTCTCCAGCGCGTCTGGCAGGTATGGGGTTGAACATCCAGCAGGTAGCGGATGCCCTCAGAGCACAAAATGCGGTTGTCCCGGCAGGTATGATCCGCACCGGACAGGAAAATATGGCGATAAAGGTCAGCGGGGAACTGACTTCTGAAGCGAGCTTACGTGCCGTCACGCTGCATATTAACGATCGTTACCTTCCTCTGACGGATATTGCCACCGTTAGTCGGGAAAACGCCGAGCCTCCCCAGCCGGTTTACCGGGTCAACGGCAAACCCGCCATCGGGCTGGCTATCTCGATGGCGCCGACCGGTAATATGCTGCGTTTCGGCGCCGCGCTGAATGCAAAAATGCAGGCCATCAGCGTCACGCTGCCGCACGGTATTGAGATGGTCAAGGTTGCCGATCAATCAGCGGTGGTCAGCGACGCCGTAAGCGGGTTTATCCGGGTGCTTATCGAAGCCGTGGCGATCGTCCTGGCCGTTTCGTTTGTATCGCTGGGTTTACGAGCCGGATTGGTAGTGGCTGCGGCCATTCCACTGGTTCTGGCCATGACCTTTACGGGAATGATGCTGGCAGGAATAGGTCTGCAGCGTATTTCTCTCGGCGCATTGATTATCGCGCTGGGTCTGCTGGTCGATGACGCCATGATCACCGTGGAAACCATGGTCTCTGGTCTGGAAGCCGGGGATTCCCGCCGGCAGGCGGCGACCCGGGCTTTTAAAACGACCGCATTTCCGATGCTGACGGGCACCCTTGTGATGATTGCCGGGTTTATTCCCGTGGGATTTGCTGCGTCCAGCGCCGGTGAATATTGCTTTTCCCTGTTTGCCGTGGTGCTCATCGCCCTGCTGTGCTCATGGGTTGTCGCGATCCTGTTTTCACCGTTAACCGGGACGTGGCTGTTATCTGACAACATCAGACAGAAGGCGAAAGGTCCTGGACGGATGGCCCGCGGATACCAGTGGCTACTGCGCAAGGCGTTGCGTCACCGCTTCGCCACCGTGTGTCTTGCTCTCATTGCGCTTGGTCTGTCCGTTTACGGAACAACCTTTATGCAGGGGGAGTTTTTCCCCGCCTCCGACAGGCCAGAATTGCTGGTAAGCCTGACGCTACCGGCAAATGCCTCGCAGTCGGAAACGCAAAATACGGCTGAAAAGCTGGAGAAGGCCCTGGCAGGCAACCGCAACGTTGAGCGCTTTTCGACATACGTTGGGTCGGGAGCGATCCGTTTTTACCTGCCTATGGATGTGCTTCTGGCAAATGAAAATATCGCCCAGATAGTGGTGGTGGCTAAAGATCTTAAAGCGCGGGATCGTCTTCATCGACAGTTAAACAGGATACTGGCTACGGGCTTTAGCGACATCATCACGCGCGTATCACCCCTGGAACTTGGGCCCCCCGTCGGCTGGCCAGTGAAATACCGGGTGAGTGGGCCAGATTATCTGAAAGTCAGGTCGATCGCGAACCGCCTGAGCGATGTCATTGGCCGGTCCCCCTCCTCTCGCGAGGTTAATCAGACGGCAGGCGAACCGGAGAGAGTCATTACCCTCAAGGTCAATCAGACCGCAGCCCGGGCTGCGGGCGTGTCGTCAGAAAGTCTGGCCCGGATGCTCAATACCGTCTGGTCCGGCAGTATAGTCACGTCGGTTCGCGATAATGACCGCCTTGTCGATGTGGTGCTCCGGGCCAGGGACAATGAGCGTCTTAACCTTGCCACCTTCTCTTCGCTGACTATTCAGGGGAATGACGGTAAACAAATCCCCCTCAGCGCCTTTGCCACGCCAGTCTGGGGCGTGGATGATCCGGTTATCTGGCGTCGACAGCGTTTGCCTTTCATCACCGTGCAAACTGACCTCGCCCCGGGACTTCGCGCCGAAGCAGTATCCGCAGCGTTGCGACCTGCGGTAGACAGGTTGCGCGCGGAACTGCCTGAAGGCTACAGCATTGAAGAAGGGGGCGCGGTTGCTGAGTCTGAAAAAGGTAATAGTTCGGTCTATGCGATTCTGCCGGTGACACTGGTCATCATGCTCTTGCTGTTGATGCTCCAGTTGCGCAACTATTCCCGTATGGCGTTGGCTATACTGATGGCCCCGTTTGGTTTACCGGGTATCGTGCTGGCTATGTTGCCTGGCGGAACACCAATGGGATTTGTCGCTCTTCTTGGCGTGATTGCGCTCGCTGGCATGATCATTCGTAACGCCGTCATACTGATTAGCGAGGTTGACAGCAATCTTGCTCAGGGAATGGCAAGCGATGCCGCTATTATTGCGGCCGCAGAGCATCGTGCGCGCCCCATCTGCCTGACTGCCTGTGCCGCCATTCTGGGAATGATCCCCATCTCTCATCAGGTATTCTGGGGACCGATGGCCTATGCGATTATCGGGGGACTACTGGTTGCCACGCTGGTTACACTGACCGTTTTACCGGCATCGTTTAGCCTGTTGTTACACCTGAGAATGACGTCCTCAGGCGAGTTTACTGCTTCTTCGGCAGCAGAGAGCGAGGAGAAATGCCGAAGGCTTTGCGGAAGGCATGGCTGA
- a CDS encoding helix-turn-helix domain-containing protein, protein MNSMQSAGSLHYSTVGVTESRRFEYWNDVVLRHCIPAASAPLAGVDFDARLTVRGVGLVDMCSLSAPLHSWDRTARYLRQGPDDDLWLGYMQDGYGQLEQGGRKATLAADSLVLYDAAQTFRFSLGGRDNHLVRIPRHLLSCHLPGVEHLTAMVLDDRRPGVIPLREMLRQAAAMPACLNTADISGRFSQTLLDLLVLSLELQDLNNVGVERDLYSRMMNYIRRQLVDPDLNIESLARAHHVSVRTVTRAFARHKKTPMAVIWQERLQASREAIERGRVSSVSQAALDFGFSDFSHFSHAFRKAFGISPRSLLPKKQ, encoded by the coding sequence ATGAATAGCATGCAGTCTGCGGGCAGTCTCCACTATTCAACCGTTGGCGTTACCGAGTCGCGCCGCTTCGAGTACTGGAACGACGTAGTGTTACGCCACTGTATTCCAGCCGCCAGCGCCCCTCTGGCTGGGGTCGACTTTGATGCACGGCTGACGGTACGTGGAGTGGGTCTGGTGGATATGTGTTCACTGTCCGCGCCGCTACACAGCTGGGATCGCACGGCACGTTATTTGCGCCAGGGCCCCGACGACGATCTGTGGTTGGGGTATATGCAGGATGGATACGGTCAGCTTGAACAGGGGGGACGCAAGGCGACGCTGGCAGCGGACAGTCTGGTGCTCTACGATGCCGCCCAGACATTCCGCTTCAGTCTTGGCGGGCGCGATAATCATCTGGTGCGGATCCCCCGCCATTTGCTGAGCTGTCATTTACCTGGGGTCGAACACCTCACCGCGATGGTGCTCGACGACCGCCGCCCGGGCGTGATCCCATTGCGCGAAATGCTGCGTCAGGCGGCAGCGATGCCCGCCTGTCTGAACACAGCGGATATCTCCGGCCGCTTCTCCCAGACGTTGCTGGATCTACTGGTACTGAGCCTGGAGCTACAGGACCTGAACAACGTTGGTGTTGAGCGCGATCTGTATTCCCGGATGATGAACTACATCCGGCGGCAACTTGTCGATCCCGATTTGAACATCGAAAGCCTGGCACGGGCGCACCACGTTTCCGTTCGCACCGTCACGCGTGCTTTCGCCCGCCATAAAAAAACGCCGATGGCAGTGATTTGGCAGGAGAGGCTGCAGGCGAGCCGAGAGGCTATCGAACGCGGACGAGTCAGTAGCGTGTCCCAGGCGGCGCTGGATTTCGGCTTCTCTGATTTCTCTCATTTCAGCCATGCCTTCCGCAAAGCCTTCGGCATTTCTCCTCGCTCTCTGCTGCCGAAGAAGCAGTAA
- a CDS encoding transporter, protein MTFSNATFRTSLAACTLWLATGPAHAVDLNSQDLIPAPAGTDAVLGYFTYATRDSFTPTGGGELKQETGLDSFVSIFRYVHYMDVGGFTVAPQVLLPYGRLYNGSLNGVRLDSAGGLGDPILAAPVWLVNNPSTTFAIVPYLYLPAGSYDAGRTLNVGENRWKFDLQLGGVQQLGNGFATQLSTDVMWYGVNDDASGIGTGRLKQDNTYQFQGWVTWTPPADKSWTLAAGYSQYWGGKQQLDGIENGQATRVDQVRLELSKFVTPTVQVQGLLQRDLNVDGGFKEDLHTTLRVMKLF, encoded by the coding sequence ATGACTTTCAGTAACGCTACGTTTCGCACCAGCCTGGCCGCCTGCACACTGTGGCTGGCAACCGGCCCGGCCCATGCGGTCGATCTCAATTCGCAGGACCTCATTCCCGCCCCCGCCGGCACCGATGCCGTTCTGGGATATTTCACCTACGCGACGAGAGATAGCTTCACCCCCACCGGGGGCGGTGAACTTAAGCAAGAGACCGGGCTCGACTCCTTCGTCAGCATCTTTCGTTACGTTCACTACATGGACGTCGGTGGCTTTACGGTTGCGCCGCAAGTGCTGCTGCCTTACGGACGCCTTTACAATGGCTCACTAAACGGCGTTCGACTTGATTCAGCCGGCGGCCTGGGCGATCCCATCCTTGCCGCGCCGGTCTGGCTGGTCAACAACCCCAGCACAACCTTTGCCATTGTGCCTTACCTGTACCTCCCCGCGGGCTCCTACGACGCCGGACGCACGCTAAACGTCGGTGAAAATCGCTGGAAGTTCGACCTTCAGCTCGGCGGCGTGCAGCAGCTGGGTAACGGTTTCGCCACCCAACTTTCCACGGACGTGATGTGGTATGGCGTCAACGACGACGCCTCGGGCATCGGCACCGGTCGACTCAAGCAGGACAACACCTATCAGTTTCAGGGCTGGGTGACCTGGACGCCGCCCGCCGATAAGAGCTGGACCCTGGCCGCCGGTTATTCCCAATACTGGGGCGGCAAACAGCAGCTTGACGGTATCGAGAACGGACAGGCGACGCGCGTCGATCAGGTCAGGCTGGAATTATCGAAATTCGTCACCCCCACGGTGCAGGTACAGGGTCTGCTCCAGCGCGACCTCAACGTCGATGGCGGTTTTAAGGAAGATCTACATACCACCCTGCGCGTGATGAAACTGTTCTGA
- a CDS encoding group I truncated hemoglobin, producing MTDQQQKPTLYERLGGYDAVYAFAGEVLKTCMKHPDIGHIWAHVSESSFQKEHINFVDFLCKHWVGNTVYRGRDMVTAHRGMGLTEVHWKAVFEAIDECYENFNVPQDIREEVTAFLTQFKPAVIGSPSYRDVVLAHPDMDVTKGMKSVGIHWPKTDKPS from the coding sequence ATGACCGATCAGCAGCAAAAACCCACACTTTATGAACGTCTCGGTGGTTATGACGCCGTTTACGCTTTCGCAGGAGAAGTGTTGAAGACCTGTATGAAGCATCCCGATATCGGCCATATCTGGGCGCACGTATCCGAATCGTCGTTCCAGAAAGAGCATATCAACTTTGTCGATTTTCTGTGCAAGCACTGGGTCGGCAACACGGTCTACCGGGGACGAGATATGGTGACCGCGCACCGCGGAATGGGGCTGACCGAAGTGCACTGGAAAGCCGTATTCGAGGCTATTGATGAATGCTACGAGAACTTCAACGTTCCGCAGGATATCCGTGAAGAGGTTACCGCATTCCTGACCCAGTTCAAACCCGCCGTCATCGGCAGCCCTTCATACCGGGATGTGGTACTCGCGCACCCTGACATGGACGTCACCAAAGGGATGAAAAGCGTCGGCATTCACTGGCCGAAAACAGATAAACCGTCTTAA
- a CDS encoding amidase has translation MAIERPTIEQLQALASRLNIRLTPAQAEEYLALMQANFDAYDLIDALPDEIPAVHYPRAAGYRPEGDENPLNAWYYKTEVTGAATGKLAGRTVVLKDNIALAGVPMMNGASTLEGFVPLYDATVATRLLDAGATILGKATCEHFCLSGGSHTSDPAPVHNPLRRGYSAGGSSSGSAALVASGEVDLAMGGDQGGSARIPAAWCGLYGLKPTHGLVPYTGIMPIEATFDHTGPMTRSVKDNALVLEVIAGADGLDPRQYAPKVEAYTEALGKGVRGLKIGIMAEGFQLPNLDARVAEKVRAAVARLQELGATVGEISVPEHSLAGALWSPIGCEGLTAQMMHGNGMGFNWKGQYDVALLDKHAQWRDNADALSPSLKICMFVGQYGLERYHGRYYAKAQNIARRARAGYDRALADFDLLVMPTVPLVAQPLPEPDCSITEYISRAFEMIGNTAPQDITGHPAMTLPCGLVDGLPVGMMLVGRHFAESTLYQAAAAFEASGDWRMF, from the coding sequence ATGGCTATTGAACGTCCTACCATTGAACAGCTGCAAGCGCTCGCCAGTCGGCTAAACATACGATTGACGCCTGCACAAGCCGAAGAATATCTGGCGCTGATGCAGGCCAATTTCGACGCCTATGATCTCATCGACGCCCTGCCCGACGAGATCCCCGCGGTGCACTACCCACGCGCCGCCGGCTATCGTCCTGAAGGCGACGAAAACCCGCTTAATGCCTGGTATTACAAGACCGAGGTGACAGGTGCAGCAACCGGTAAACTGGCCGGCCGCACCGTGGTGCTCAAGGACAACATCGCGCTGGCTGGCGTACCAATGATGAACGGCGCCTCGACGCTGGAAGGTTTCGTCCCCCTCTACGACGCCACCGTTGCCACCCGACTGCTGGATGCCGGCGCGACTATTCTCGGCAAAGCCACCTGCGAGCACTTCTGCTTGTCGGGAGGCAGCCATACCTCCGATCCGGCGCCAGTGCATAACCCGTTGCGCCGCGGCTACTCGGCCGGTGGCTCATCTTCTGGCAGCGCCGCTTTGGTCGCTTCCGGGGAAGTCGATTTGGCCATGGGGGGCGATCAAGGGGGCTCGGCGCGTATTCCCGCCGCATGGTGTGGCCTCTATGGCCTGAAACCGACCCACGGTCTGGTGCCTTATACCGGCATCATGCCGATCGAAGCCACTTTCGACCATACCGGGCCGATGACCCGCAGCGTAAAAGACAATGCCTTAGTCCTTGAGGTCATTGCCGGCGCGGACGGATTGGACCCACGTCAGTATGCTCCCAAAGTGGAAGCCTATACCGAGGCGCTCGGTAAGGGAGTCCGTGGCTTAAAGATCGGCATTATGGCCGAAGGTTTTCAGTTGCCGAACCTGGATGCGCGAGTCGCGGAGAAAGTTCGCGCTGCCGTCGCCCGTCTGCAGGAATTGGGCGCGACGGTCGGCGAGATTTCGGTACCGGAGCATAGCCTGGCGGGGGCGCTCTGGTCCCCTATCGGCTGCGAGGGGCTGACCGCGCAGATGATGCATGGCAACGGCATGGGCTTTAACTGGAAAGGACAATATGACGTAGCGCTGCTGGACAAGCACGCCCAGTGGCGTGACAACGCCGATGCGCTTTCCCCATCGCTGAAGATATGCATGTTCGTCGGCCAGTACGGGCTGGAACGCTACCATGGCCGCTACTATGCCAAGGCGCAGAATATCGCGCGTCGCGCGCGTGCGGGCTATGACCGGGCGCTGGCGGACTTCGACCTGCTGGTGATGCCCACTGTACCGCTTGTCGCTCAGCCATTACCGGAACCTGACTGCTCCATTACCGAATACATCTCCCGCGCATTTGAAATGATCGGCAATACCGCGCCGCAGGATATTACCGGCCATCCGGCAATGACTCTCCCTTGTGGGCTGGTCGACGGCTTACCGGTAGGAATGATGTTGGTAGGACGCCACTTCGCCGAAAGCACCCTTTATCAGGCCGCCGCCGCATTTGAAGCTTCCGGCGACTGGCGGATGTTTTAA
- the nthB gene encoding nitrile hydratase subunit beta produces MNGIHDLGGMHGLGPILNEENEPYFHHEWERRVFPLFASLFVGGHFNVDEFRHAIERMDPAHYLEASYYEHWLHAFETLLLEKGVITADELWGGSTPAPCAPGTPVLTQDIVAMVVSTGASARVSHDIAPRFKAGDRVRAKNINPTTHTRLPRYVRGKIGRIETDHGVFITPDTAAHGLGEHPQHVYSVSFTALELWGTPRPDNVYIDLWDDYLEEA; encoded by the coding sequence ATGAACGGGATACATGATCTGGGCGGTATGCACGGCCTCGGGCCGATCCTCAACGAGGAAAATGAGCCGTATTTCCATCATGAATGGGAGCGCCGGGTATTTCCGCTGTTCGCCTCGCTGTTCGTCGGCGGACATTTCAATGTGGATGAATTCCGCCACGCCATTGAACGCATGGATCCAGCCCACTACCTGGAGGCGAGCTACTACGAGCACTGGTTGCACGCATTTGAAACGCTGCTGCTGGAAAAAGGGGTGATCACCGCCGATGAACTCTGGGGTGGCTCGACCCCTGCCCCCTGCGCTCCGGGCACGCCGGTGCTGACGCAGGACATCGTGGCGATGGTTGTCAGTACCGGCGCCTCCGCGCGCGTCAGTCACGATATTGCTCCCCGCTTTAAGGCCGGAGACCGGGTTCGGGCAAAAAACATCAACCCAACCACCCACACCCGCCTGCCGCGTTACGTGCGCGGGAAAATCGGCCGTATTGAGACCGATCATGGCGTGTTCATCACGCCGGACACCGCGGCGCACGGTCTGGGCGAACATCCTCAGCACGTCTACAGCGTCAGCTTCACCGCGCTGGAACTGTGGGGCACGCCGCGCCCGGACAACGTGTACATCGATCTGTGGGACGACTATCTGGAGGAAGCATGA
- a CDS encoding nitrile hydratase accessory protein, giving the protein MSIATQHDYAAVGLPRDEEGPVFDKPWQAKAFSLIVHLHRAGLFPWAEWVRTFSEAIKAAPAQPGESVNDAYYRQWATAMENMITALHLTAPDDIGRRTQEWRLAYINTPHGQPIVLANASCPPAHNHHSLPLGVPVTVSPAQSSISQINNGVTS; this is encoded by the coding sequence ATGAGCATTGCGACACAGCATGATTACGCCGCCGTCGGGTTACCCCGCGACGAGGAGGGGCCGGTTTTTGATAAGCCCTGGCAGGCGAAAGCATTCTCCCTGATCGTCCATCTGCACCGGGCGGGGCTGTTCCCGTGGGCAGAATGGGTACGGACGTTCAGCGAAGCGATCAAGGCGGCTCCGGCGCAACCCGGCGAAAGTGTGAACGATGCCTACTATCGCCAGTGGGCGACAGCAATGGAGAACATGATCACCGCCCTCCACCTGACCGCACCGGATGACATTGGCCGACGGACCCAGGAATGGCGACTGGCGTATATCAACACGCCGCATGGTCAGCCGATCGTCCTGGCCAATGCCAGCTGTCCGCCGGCGCATAACCACCACTCGCTTCCACTCGGCGTTCCGGTCACGGTGAGCCCGGCACAATCTTCCATCAGCCAAATTAACAACGGAGTCACATCATGA
- a CDS encoding CbtB domain-containing protein, with translation MSDITLTTNTPATPIPVAALLPWALFTTLLALLAIYFVGAEQGATSMFSGTQVHEFFHDARHLLGFPCH, from the coding sequence ATGAGCGATATTACCCTTACCACCAACACCCCGGCCACTCCGATACCGGTCGCGGCGCTGTTGCCCTGGGCACTGTTTACCACCCTGCTGGCACTGTTAGCGATCTATTTCGTCGGTGCGGAACAAGGTGCGACGTCGATGTTTTCCGGCACCCAGGTGCATGAATTCTTCCACGACGCACGACATCTGCTGGGTTTTCCCTGCCACTAA
- a CDS encoding CbtA family protein, with protein MIGKLLFKGMIAGILAGLVAFAFAHHFGEPQVDRAIGIEESLATHSHQHSASADGGEEEVFSRQTQSGIGLMAGMVLFGAALGGGLALSWAFSYQRFGPSNPRLLALGLALVGFLVMSLMPGLKYPPNPPAVGNPETIGYRTELYFVMMLLSIGIVIAAAWLSHQLIPRLGRGNAMMWATLFAVALMLVVCALMPTVNEVPEHFPADLLWRFRISSFGTHLVLWSVIGVAFGALAERTPATGVQRPAFRRG; from the coding sequence ATGATTGGGAAACTATTATTCAAGGGGATGATAGCAGGCATACTGGCTGGACTGGTGGCATTTGCTTTTGCACACCATTTCGGCGAGCCGCAGGTCGATCGCGCTATCGGGATTGAAGAAAGTCTGGCCACTCATTCACACCAACACAGCGCGTCGGCTGACGGCGGTGAAGAAGAGGTGTTTAGCCGTCAAACCCAGTCTGGGATCGGGCTAATGGCCGGCATGGTGCTGTTCGGCGCAGCGCTGGGCGGCGGTCTGGCGCTGAGTTGGGCCTTTAGCTATCAGCGCTTCGGACCATCGAACCCGCGTCTGTTAGCGTTAGGCCTGGCGCTGGTCGGCTTTCTGGTCATGAGCCTGATGCCTGGTCTGAAATACCCACCCAATCCGCCCGCGGTCGGTAACCCGGAGACCATCGGCTATCGTACCGAACTGTACTTCGTCATGATGTTGCTTTCCATCGGCATCGTCATCGCGGCCGCGTGGTTATCACATCAGCTAATACCGCGCCTCGGTAGAGGGAATGCGATGATGTGGGCAACGCTGTTCGCGGTGGCGCTGATGCTCGTGGTTTGTGCCCTGATGCCGACAGTGAACGAAGTGCCCGAACACTTCCCGGCGGACCTGCTATGGCGTTTCCGTATCAGCTCCTTCGGCACGCACCTGGTGCTCTGGAGCGTCATCGGTGTGGCGTTCGGTGCCTTAGCCGAACGCACGCCGGCGACAGGTGTGCAGCGCCCAGCCTTCCGCCGCGGTTAA
- a CDS encoding histidine phosphatase family protein, which yields MRASLTLICQGETAASRGSHFPCDDPLEAREWQRARQLQSRVARCHRVWISPETAARQTAAALSLQGTPVMELAEPDYGIWAGRPVREVMTQDADAFLAWLEGDPPPGGESRAQLLARCGRWLAKHVDIPGRHGVIASASTIRAMILNVLGAPLHSFARIDVHPLSITELRSDGRRWNFCLLRDDIKGECSTLSR from the coding sequence ATGAGAGCGTCGCTAACGTTGATTTGTCAGGGAGAAACGGCAGCGTCCCGAGGTTCACATTTCCCCTGTGATGACCCTCTGGAGGCGCGGGAATGGCAGCGGGCGCGTCAGTTACAAAGCCGTGTCGCCCGTTGTCACCGCGTCTGGATCTCCCCGGAGACCGCCGCCCGACAAACTGCCGCAGCGCTCTCTTTACAGGGTACCCCGGTGATGGAGCTGGCGGAACCCGACTACGGCATCTGGGCCGGTCGGCCAGTACGTGAGGTGATGACGCAAGACGCCGACGCTTTCCTGGCCTGGCTGGAGGGCGATCCGCCGCCGGGCGGAGAGTCACGTGCTCAGTTGCTGGCGCGCTGTGGCCGTTGGCTGGCAAAACACGTCGATATTCCAGGCCGACACGGTGTAATTGCGTCTGCCTCCACTATCCGTGCCATGATCCTCAACGTTCTCGGCGCCCCACTTCACTCATTTGCACGTATCGACGTTCACCCGCTCAGCATCACCGAGTTGCGCAGTGACGGACGGCGCTGGAATTTTTGTTTATTAAGAGATGACATAAAGGGCGAATGTTCGACGCTGTCCCGCTGA